From Clarias gariepinus isolate MV-2021 ecotype Netherlands chromosome 2, CGAR_prim_01v2, whole genome shotgun sequence, one genomic window encodes:
- the LOC128506653 gene encoding uncharacterized protein LOC128506653 isoform X2, whose protein sequence is MMSDVTRCIKEEITSVLPSLPKNTLHLLVEKVLNKGVETKEDLQYVKEKDVAELIRPIQCRKLLKAWSAHGTEICSAPQSSVCSLPLPSSSSSSSLSSPLCLPSPTLKKNWPATFAIPWDKMPPGITAAADSGKRLSPADRRQMVCVLVDEMRKFEANPMKSQCLIIAERVVRQFPQSFANMIEDRIIGGGYSSLLTQIKVRVEHLNRNNTLARLRSNKCSTGAKQKTGPADSYGCTQWQPDFPPEVTETTLDMKKQSHGVLLM, encoded by the exons ATGATGTCTGATGTAACCAGATGCATCAAGGAGGAGATAACTTCTGTCTTGCCAAGTTTACCAAAGAATACACTTCATTTGCTTGTAGAAAAGGTGTTAAACAAGGGAGTAGAAACCAAAGAAGACTTGCAGTATGTGAAAGAAAAGGACGTCGCAGAATTAATTCGGCCGATACAGTGTAGAAAACTTCTGAAAGCATGGAGTGCGCATG GGACAGAAATTTGCTCTGCACCTCAGTCCTCAGTATGCAGTTTACCTCTCCCAAGTTCAAGTTCCAGTAGTTCCTTGTCTTCTCCCTTATGTTTACCAAGTCCAACATTAAAAAAGAACTGGCCTGCAACGTTTGCGATCCCATGGGACAAAATGCCACCTGGAATTACTGCTGCTGCAGACAGTGGGAAGAGGCTTTCACCAGCAGATAGGAGGCAAATGGTTTGTGTCCTTGTTGATGAGATGAGGAAGTTTGAAGCCAACCCAATGAAGTCACAGTGTCTTATAATTGCCGAAAGGGTAGTCAGGCAATTTCCACAATCCTTTGCTAATATGATAGAAGATCGAATAATCGGGGGAGGATATTCCTCACTTCTGACTCAAATAAAAGTTCGGGTAGAACATCTTAACAGAAACAACACACTAGCACGACTGAGATCTAATAAATGtagtactggggcaaagcaaaaGACAGGTCCTGCAGACAGCTATGGCTGTACACAGTGGCAGCCAGACTTCCCACCTGAAGTGACAGAAACTACGTTGGATATGAAAAAGCAGAGTCATGGAGTTCTACTCATGTGA
- the LOC128506653 gene encoding uncharacterized protein LOC128506653 isoform X1: protein MWTINSFLKMMSDVTRCIKEEITSVLPSLPKNTLHLLVEKVLNKGVETKEDLQYVKEKDVAELIRPIQCRKLLKAWSAHGTEICSAPQSSVCSLPLPSSSSSSSLSSPLCLPSPTLKKNWPATFAIPWDKMPPGITAAADSGKRLSPADRRQMVCVLVDEMRKFEANPMKSQCLIIAERVVRQFPQSFANMIEDRIIGGGYSSLLTQIKVRVEHLNRNNTLARLRSNKCSTGAKQKTGPADSYGCTQWQPDFPPEVTETTLDMKKQSHGVLLM from the exons ATGTGGACCATCAACTCATTTTTAAA AATGATGTCTGATGTAACCAGATGCATCAAGGAGGAGATAACTTCTGTCTTGCCAAGTTTACCAAAGAATACACTTCATTTGCTTGTAGAAAAGGTGTTAAACAAGGGAGTAGAAACCAAAGAAGACTTGCAGTATGTGAAAGAAAAGGACGTCGCAGAATTAATTCGGCCGATACAGTGTAGAAAACTTCTGAAAGCATGGAGTGCGCATG GGACAGAAATTTGCTCTGCACCTCAGTCCTCAGTATGCAGTTTACCTCTCCCAAGTTCAAGTTCCAGTAGTTCCTTGTCTTCTCCCTTATGTTTACCAAGTCCAACATTAAAAAAGAACTGGCCTGCAACGTTTGCGATCCCATGGGACAAAATGCCACCTGGAATTACTGCTGCTGCAGACAGTGGGAAGAGGCTTTCACCAGCAGATAGGAGGCAAATGGTTTGTGTCCTTGTTGATGAGATGAGGAAGTTTGAAGCCAACCCAATGAAGTCACAGTGTCTTATAATTGCCGAAAGGGTAGTCAGGCAATTTCCACAATCCTTTGCTAATATGATAGAAGATCGAATAATCGGGGGAGGATATTCCTCACTTCTGACTCAAATAAAAGTTCGGGTAGAACATCTTAACAGAAACAACACACTAGCACGACTGAGATCTAATAAATGtagtactggggcaaagcaaaaGACAGGTCCTGCAGACAGCTATGGCTGTACACAGTGGCAGCCAGACTTCCCACCTGAAGTGACAGAAACTACGTTGGATATGAAAAAGCAGAGTCATGGAGTTCTACTCATGTGA